From a single Nicotiana tomentosiformis chromosome 2, ASM39032v3, whole genome shotgun sequence genomic region:
- the LOC104118711 gene encoding uncharacterized protein, translated as MGDFNSILSQEDRVGSKVTYTEIKEFKEYVEQCGLQELKSSGCFYTWSNKHEGQGRVLSRIDRVITNNDWVNKLPASKVHYMPAGVYDHSPAMIKWEGTGALKMRIFRYYNIWSMDNSFTARVELNKDKFVEVEKREDKSMKKLVECQEKIQNDPRNETLGKEEKELTKQYIYWKEAKLNNLQQKNKVQWLKYGDMNTSYFHSVIKEKRAASRIFTIQNMQGEIVQSTDAVVDAFKEFYTSLPGTDKQNKDHVASHIVKEGQIVSEEQRNQLIREFSQKEVKEALWNI; from the exons ATGGGAGACTTCAACTCTATACTTAGTCAAGAGGATAGAGTGGGGAGCAAGGTGACATATACAGAAATAAAGGAGTTTAAGGAATATGTGGAACAATGTGGACTTCAAGAACTGAAATCATCGGGGTGCTTTTATACATGGAGTAATAAACATGAAGGACAGGGTAGAGTGCTAAGTAGAATTGACAGGGTGATCACCAACAATGACTGGGTGAATAAATTGCCAGCATCTAAGGTTCATTATATGCCAGCAGGAGTATATGATCATAGTCCTGCAATGATCAAATGGGAGGGAACGGGTGCACTTAAGATGAGGATATTCAGATACTATAACATATGGAGCATGGACAACTCCTTCACTGCAAGAGTGGAG TTAAACAAAGACAAGTTTGTAGAAGTAGAGAAACGGGAAGATAAAAGCATGAAGAAGTTGGTAGAATGCCAAGAGAAAATACAAAATGATCCTAGGAATGAAACATTAGGCAAAGAGGAGAAGGAATTGACAAAGCAATACATATACTGGAAGGAAGCAAAATTAAACAACTTGCAGCAAAAGAATAAAGTGCAATGGCTTAAATATGGAGACATGAACACAAGCTACTTCCACTCGGTGATCAAGGAAAAGAGAGCAGCAAGCAGAATATTCACAATCCAGAACATGCAAGGAGAAATAGTCCAATCAACAGATGCAGTAGTTGATGCTTTCAAGGAATTCTATACAAGTTTACCGGGCACTGACAAGCAGAACAAAGATCATGTGGCAAGCCACATAGTCAAAGAAGGACAGATTGTCTCAGAAGAACAAAGAAATCAGCTGATAAGAGAATTTTCACAAAAGGAAGTTAAAGAAGCACTATGGAATATATAA